One stretch of Mastomys coucha isolate ucsf_1 unplaced genomic scaffold, UCSF_Mcou_1 pScaffold12, whole genome shotgun sequence DNA includes these proteins:
- the Tbx1 gene encoding T-box transcription factor TBX1 isoform X2 has translation MISAVSSPWLTQLSHFCDVAAFAASSLSGLGAPSPGADPFGPREPPPPRYDPCAAAPGAPGPPPPPRAYPFAPAPGAAGSSAAESEGPGASRAAAAKAPVKKNPKVASVSVQLEMKALWDEFNQLGTEMIVTKAGRRMFPTFQVKLFGMDPMADYMLLMDFVPVDDKRYRYAFHSSSWLVAGKADPATPGRVHYHPDSPAKGAQWMKQIVSFDKLKLTNNLLDDNGHIILNSMHRYQPRFHVVYVDPRKDSEKYAEENFKTFVFEETRFTAVTAYQNHRITQLKIASNPFAKGFRDCDPEDWPRNHRPGALPLVSAFARSRNPVASPTQPNGADKDVAEARREFDRDSGPATLGDATHPPQLLARVLSPALPGPGGLVPLPGGSGGRHSPPHTDLRLEAPGASEPLHHHPYKYPAAAYDHYLGAKSRPAPYPLPGLRGHGYHPHAHPHAHPHHHHHPAVNPAAAAAAAAAAAANVYSSAAAPPGAYDYCPR, from the exons ATGATCTCCGCCGTGTCCAGCCCGTGGCTCACGCAGCTCTCGCACTTCTGCGACGTTGCAGCCTTCGCGGCCAGCAGTCTGAGCGGCCTGGGAGCCCCGTCGCCTGGCGCCGACCCGTTCGGCCCTCGCGAGCCGCCGCCACCGCGCTACGATCCGTGCGCTGCCGCCCCCGGTGCCCCgggcccgccgccgccgccgcgcgccTACCCTTTCGCGCCCGCCCCCGGGGCGGCTGGCAGCTCGGCGGCGGAGTCCGAGGGTCCGGGGGCTAGCCGCGCGGCCGCGGCCAAGGCGCCGGTGAAGAAGAACCCGAAGGTGGCCAGCGTGAGCGTGCAGCTGGAGATGAAGGCGCTGTGGGACGAGTTCAATCAGCTGGGCACCGAGATGATCGTCACCAAGGCAGGCAG acgaATGTTCCCCACCTTCCAAGTGAAACTTTTTGGAATGGATCCCATGGCTGACTACATGCTACTCATGGACTTTGTGCCAGTGGATGACAAGCGCTACCG GTACGCCTTCCACAGCTCCTCCTGGCTGGTGGCCGGCAAGGCAGATCCTGCCACACCTGGCCGAGTGCACTACCACCCGGACTCACCAGCTAAGGGCGCACAGTGGATGAAGCAAATTGTGTCTTTCGACAAGCTGAAGCTGACCAATAACCTGCTGGATGACAATGGCCAT ATTATTCTCAACTCCATGCACAGATATCAGCCCCGATTCCATGTTGTCTATGTGGACCCACGAAAAGACAGTGAGAAATATGCAGAGGAGAACTTCAAAACTTTTGTGTTTGAGGAGACACGCTTCACTGCAGTCACTGCCTACCAGAATCACCGG ATCACGCAGCTTAAGATTGCCAGCAACCCCTTCGCCAAAGGCTTCCGGGACTGCGACCCGGAGGACTG GCCCCGGAACCACCGGCCCGGAGCGCTGCCGCTTGTGAGTGCCTTTGCTCGCTCCCGGAATCCCGTGGCTTCCCCCACGCAGCCCAACGGCGCGGACAAAG ATGTGGCAGAAGCCCGGCGCGAGTTCGACCGCGACTCCGGACCCGCGACGCTCGGCGACGCCACGCACCCGCCGCAGCTGCTGGCGCGGGTGCTGAGCCCCGCACTGCCTGGGCCGGGCGGCCTCGTCCCGCTCCCCGGCGGATCCGGAGGCCGCCACAGTCCCCCGCACACCGATCTGCGCCTGGAGGCGCCGGGCGCGTCCGAGCCGCTGCACCACCATCCCTACAAGTACCCGGCCGCCGCCTACGACCACTACCTCGGGGCCAAGAGCCGGCCGGCGCCCTACCCGCTGCCGGGCCTGCGCGGCCACGGCTACCACCCGCATGCGCACCCGCACGCCCAcccgcaccaccaccaccacccagcggtGAACCcggccgctgccgccgccgccgccgcggccgcCGCAGCCAACGTGTACTCATCGGCGGCCGCGCCGCCCGGTGCCTACGACTACTGCCCCAGATAG
- the Tbx1 gene encoding T-box transcription factor TBX1 isoform X3, which translates to MHFSTVTRDMEAFAASSLSGLGAPSPGADPFGPREPPPPRYDPCAAAPGAPGPPPPPRAYPFAPAPGAAGSSAAESEGPGASRAAAAKAPVKKNPKVASVSVQLEMKALWDEFNQLGTEMIVTKAGRRMFPTFQVKLFGMDPMADYMLLMDFVPVDDKRYRYAFHSSSWLVAGKADPATPGRVHYHPDSPAKGAQWMKQIVSFDKLKLTNNLLDDNGHIILNSMHRYQPRFHVVYVDPRKDSEKYAEENFKTFVFEETRFTAVTAYQNHRITQLKIASNPFAKGFRDCDPEDWPRNHRPGALPLVSAFARSRNPVASPTQPNGADKDVAEARREFDRDSGPATLGDATHPPQLLARVLSPALPGPGGLVPLPGGSGGRHSPPHTDLRLEAPGASEPLHHHPYKYPAAAYDHYLGAKSRPAPYPLPGLRGHGYHPHAHPHAHPHHHHHPAVNPAAAAAAAAAAAANVYSSAAAPPGAYDYCPR; encoded by the exons ATGCACTTCAGCACAGTCACCAGGGACATGGAAG CCTTCGCGGCCAGCAGTCTGAGCGGCCTGGGAGCCCCGTCGCCTGGCGCCGACCCGTTCGGCCCTCGCGAGCCGCCGCCACCGCGCTACGATCCGTGCGCTGCCGCCCCCGGTGCCCCgggcccgccgccgccgccgcgcgccTACCCTTTCGCGCCCGCCCCCGGGGCGGCTGGCAGCTCGGCGGCGGAGTCCGAGGGTCCGGGGGCTAGCCGCGCGGCCGCGGCCAAGGCGCCGGTGAAGAAGAACCCGAAGGTGGCCAGCGTGAGCGTGCAGCTGGAGATGAAGGCGCTGTGGGACGAGTTCAATCAGCTGGGCACCGAGATGATCGTCACCAAGGCAGGCAG acgaATGTTCCCCACCTTCCAAGTGAAACTTTTTGGAATGGATCCCATGGCTGACTACATGCTACTCATGGACTTTGTGCCAGTGGATGACAAGCGCTACCG GTACGCCTTCCACAGCTCCTCCTGGCTGGTGGCCGGCAAGGCAGATCCTGCCACACCTGGCCGAGTGCACTACCACCCGGACTCACCAGCTAAGGGCGCACAGTGGATGAAGCAAATTGTGTCTTTCGACAAGCTGAAGCTGACCAATAACCTGCTGGATGACAATGGCCAT ATTATTCTCAACTCCATGCACAGATATCAGCCCCGATTCCATGTTGTCTATGTGGACCCACGAAAAGACAGTGAGAAATATGCAGAGGAGAACTTCAAAACTTTTGTGTTTGAGGAGACACGCTTCACTGCAGTCACTGCCTACCAGAATCACCGG ATCACGCAGCTTAAGATTGCCAGCAACCCCTTCGCCAAAGGCTTCCGGGACTGCGACCCGGAGGACTG GCCCCGGAACCACCGGCCCGGAGCGCTGCCGCTTGTGAGTGCCTTTGCTCGCTCCCGGAATCCCGTGGCTTCCCCCACGCAGCCCAACGGCGCGGACAAAG ATGTGGCAGAAGCCCGGCGCGAGTTCGACCGCGACTCCGGACCCGCGACGCTCGGCGACGCCACGCACCCGCCGCAGCTGCTGGCGCGGGTGCTGAGCCCCGCACTGCCTGGGCCGGGCGGCCTCGTCCCGCTCCCCGGCGGATCCGGAGGCCGCCACAGTCCCCCGCACACCGATCTGCGCCTGGAGGCGCCGGGCGCGTCCGAGCCGCTGCACCACCATCCCTACAAGTACCCGGCCGCCGCCTACGACCACTACCTCGGGGCCAAGAGCCGGCCGGCGCCCTACCCGCTGCCGGGCCTGCGCGGCCACGGCTACCACCCGCATGCGCACCCGCACGCCCAcccgcaccaccaccaccacccagcggtGAACCcggccgctgccgccgccgccgccgcggccgcCGCAGCCAACGTGTACTCATCGGCGGCCGCGCCGCCCGGTGCCTACGACTACTGCCCCAGATAG
- the Tbx1 gene encoding T-box transcription factor TBX1 isoform X1 — translation MDARSPLSARASAFSIASLVAAEASEGTAHRGPRPSDRAKLRRLPGSPAGMHFSTVTRDMEAFAASSLSGLGAPSPGADPFGPREPPPPRYDPCAAAPGAPGPPPPPRAYPFAPAPGAAGSSAAESEGPGASRAAAAKAPVKKNPKVASVSVQLEMKALWDEFNQLGTEMIVTKAGRRMFPTFQVKLFGMDPMADYMLLMDFVPVDDKRYRYAFHSSSWLVAGKADPATPGRVHYHPDSPAKGAQWMKQIVSFDKLKLTNNLLDDNGHIILNSMHRYQPRFHVVYVDPRKDSEKYAEENFKTFVFEETRFTAVTAYQNHRITQLKIASNPFAKGFRDCDPEDWPRNHRPGALPLVSAFARSRNPVASPTQPNGADKDVAEARREFDRDSGPATLGDATHPPQLLARVLSPALPGPGGLVPLPGGSGGRHSPPHTDLRLEAPGASEPLHHHPYKYPAAAYDHYLGAKSRPAPYPLPGLRGHGYHPHAHPHAHPHHHHHPAVNPAAAAAAAAAAAANVYSSAAAPPGAYDYCPR, via the exons ATGGACGCGCGGAGCCCGCTGTCTGCCCGGGCCAGCGCGTTCAGCATCGCCTCTCTTGTTGCAGCCGAGGCCTCGGAGGGCACCGCCCACCGGGGCCCCAGGCCCTCGGACCGGGCGAAACTTCGCCGGCTACCAGGATCCCCAGCCGGGATGCACTTCAGCACAGTCACCAGGGACATGGAAG CCTTCGCGGCCAGCAGTCTGAGCGGCCTGGGAGCCCCGTCGCCTGGCGCCGACCCGTTCGGCCCTCGCGAGCCGCCGCCACCGCGCTACGATCCGTGCGCTGCCGCCCCCGGTGCCCCgggcccgccgccgccgccgcgcgccTACCCTTTCGCGCCCGCCCCCGGGGCGGCTGGCAGCTCGGCGGCGGAGTCCGAGGGTCCGGGGGCTAGCCGCGCGGCCGCGGCCAAGGCGCCGGTGAAGAAGAACCCGAAGGTGGCCAGCGTGAGCGTGCAGCTGGAGATGAAGGCGCTGTGGGACGAGTTCAATCAGCTGGGCACCGAGATGATCGTCACCAAGGCAGGCAG acgaATGTTCCCCACCTTCCAAGTGAAACTTTTTGGAATGGATCCCATGGCTGACTACATGCTACTCATGGACTTTGTGCCAGTGGATGACAAGCGCTACCG GTACGCCTTCCACAGCTCCTCCTGGCTGGTGGCCGGCAAGGCAGATCCTGCCACACCTGGCCGAGTGCACTACCACCCGGACTCACCAGCTAAGGGCGCACAGTGGATGAAGCAAATTGTGTCTTTCGACAAGCTGAAGCTGACCAATAACCTGCTGGATGACAATGGCCAT ATTATTCTCAACTCCATGCACAGATATCAGCCCCGATTCCATGTTGTCTATGTGGACCCACGAAAAGACAGTGAGAAATATGCAGAGGAGAACTTCAAAACTTTTGTGTTTGAGGAGACACGCTTCACTGCAGTCACTGCCTACCAGAATCACCGG ATCACGCAGCTTAAGATTGCCAGCAACCCCTTCGCCAAAGGCTTCCGGGACTGCGACCCGGAGGACTG GCCCCGGAACCACCGGCCCGGAGCGCTGCCGCTTGTGAGTGCCTTTGCTCGCTCCCGGAATCCCGTGGCTTCCCCCACGCAGCCCAACGGCGCGGACAAAG ATGTGGCAGAAGCCCGGCGCGAGTTCGACCGCGACTCCGGACCCGCGACGCTCGGCGACGCCACGCACCCGCCGCAGCTGCTGGCGCGGGTGCTGAGCCCCGCACTGCCTGGGCCGGGCGGCCTCGTCCCGCTCCCCGGCGGATCCGGAGGCCGCCACAGTCCCCCGCACACCGATCTGCGCCTGGAGGCGCCGGGCGCGTCCGAGCCGCTGCACCACCATCCCTACAAGTACCCGGCCGCCGCCTACGACCACTACCTCGGGGCCAAGAGCCGGCCGGCGCCCTACCCGCTGCCGGGCCTGCGCGGCCACGGCTACCACCCGCATGCGCACCCGCACGCCCAcccgcaccaccaccaccacccagcggtGAACCcggccgctgccgccgccgccgccgcggccgcCGCAGCCAACGTGTACTCATCGGCGGCCGCGCCGCCCGGTGCCTACGACTACTGCCCCAGATAG